The segment TGTAAACAAAGGCTCAAGACCTCAGATAAGCCGTCCTCCCTAATGATTTCACATCCGAGCAGAAATAGGCCTTTTACTTTAGCCTGACATCTGTGCCATAATTGCAGCTACCCAAGTGGCTCCCAATGTTCGCCAGAATGTTCATTTGTTCcatttaaaagttgaattgTGATCAAGTAAATGTAGGCTACATATCAGGAAGAGAAATCGACTGAAGGTTCCACCTATCAAATGCAAAGCAGACACGAAACGAAAAGACCACAAATATAGCAGGACAAAAAGTCAACTTGTTGGGCCACATAGTAAAAAGAAAGCGAAACCATTCATATTAAAAAACGCAACTTGGAGGACTTTTGAGCTTAAAATATTCTCTTCTACATTAGACTTTGGGTTGCTGCCTTCAAATAAGGCATATTTAAAATGGGTTTAGAGGGTCAACAGATAGCTTGGGTTTTAAATCATCCATTAACGCTGTATGGATTAGCAATAATGCATTAATAAGGAAATGTTTGGATTGCCAGGTTGTGAAAAACTTGGCATAGGGGTTGGCATAGCTTCTGTGGTCTTTGTATTCAACTATTCTTTCAATGGGAATACTTCTCAAATGCACCACTTACCTTCTGGAAAAGAGCTGCATCCATTATGATAACTTTTCAAAATTTACAGTCCCAAATATAGTTTCTTATTGTAAGTGGATGACAACTTAGTGACATACCACTATTTACAGTTGAAGACCAGATGGTTTAATTTTAGAAACTAATGAGCCTTAACGACTTTCAAAatctataaatatgttttttatttttttaagtgctaGTTAAGACATCTCCTCTTTCACAGAGATCCATTTTCAGTGAACTAGAGGATTCAATGTTCGTGTGTTGAACTCTAAAATATGTCGGAAATTGAGATGAGCACATAGAAACATACCCTCTTCAGCAGATGTATTTGAAAACAGTCTTTGAGGGTCAAACTCAAATATCGTTCTGCACACTGAAGCTCAAATATCAAAGTGAAATAGACATTAAAAAGGGGGACTAAgatgtaattaattaaagtgTTTTAGAAAGTAGaaacacttttaattaattttctctCAAATTAAGTCGATATGATTTGTTTAATGGTTCTTTTGTCTGTATTTCTGTAATTTTGGTTTAGGTGGGTCACGTGATGCAGCTCCAGTCTCATCCCCCAATCGTTCTGGCCTCCTGCTTTGCCTGGAAACATTCAGATCCACTATCGCCCCACGACGTCACAGCAATGAGGTATCAGCTGACTGACTCACACTTCACATGAGCCCCACATCTGCTGAGAGGGCCAGCCCGTGGATTGAATCGGAagatatataattaataaatctATATCTGCTAAATCATCTAGATCAGCTATATTACAGCTATATGCATCGACTCAAACAATAGTAACATCTGAAATACTGTGTATCCAGTTCAGCAGTTTGCTCGGGGAAAGTCTATTTAAAGTTCTGAAATGCTATGCCTCTGTTGGAGATGGCTGCTGTAAGAACATTGCGTCTATTACGTGATCAGAAGCGCTCTATATTTATCAAATCACATGGGGCTCACCAGAGGACACACAACATGGTGCTGCTGAGACTCCAGACTTCCTAGACTGTCAACTCCTGTAGACCAGGGTCACAGCTGAAGCAGGACAGGTAGGAAACTTGCATGGATGAACAAGTGCATACAGCATGCAGACAGCTAGAATTACAGAGAAAAGTAGTAGTTTGTGTTGTCATACTTCCAAATACTTAACCAATAACCAATGATAGTTTCAGTTTACTGGCTAGTGTTCAGTGCGGCCttaaaattgtatattatatcgGATAATTTTGctagaaattatatatattctgaacATATCTATAATGCCTAAAGAAAACCATGAAACTTTTTGCAGGTTATATTGCAAAGTCAAAATGGAGAACGTTGAATACAGTGTGGAGACCTGTCACCGGGACTGGGAATGCTTCTTTGCAGAGTGCGAAGAGTGTAACCTGCTTCCTCCCTCATTAGCAGGTGTGGATTCGGGGATGAGTGACATTGATGAGACCATTCTTGCTAAGAGGCTTCAGAAAGTCAACCGAACAGCAGGCCATTCAGAGGCTGACCGCCCCATCGATGGCCCCCCGGACTGCGAGGGCTCTCCTGTGGATCGTTACCTCAGCAGACACGCTGTCGGTGGAATGGAGAGCGTGCTCTCCGGCAGCGAGGAGGATATAGACCTGCAGTCTGTCAATATATTCTTTGAAAGACTGAACAATCTTACAGAGGCTGAGCCAAGCCAAGCGAGGGATGGAAAAAACAGAGAGGCAATGCAAGAGGAGGAGCGGTTTAGtgatgggaaaaaaacatcCCCTTGGCAAAAAAACATCCCCAAGTTAAACTCTCTGTCAGCCAGTGGTGAAACGGCAGTTGGCAAAGAGGCCACTGAGCCTGTTGACACCATCAGCAACATAAACGCAATGAAAAAAGATGCCCTTGGCTCCAAGATTTCCCCTGATCCTGCAGCCACTAACTCTGTGCTCCAGACTAACAAATCAGCAAACCCTGAAACGAGGTTATTCACCAGAGAGGAGGCCTGCACAGAAACCAGAATAAATGACGCAACACAGCGGAATCGGTCTCATGACTCACCGGAGGGCGTTGTCTTCTCAGAAACAGCACCTCACACTGACGGTGGGACAACCGTGGAAACGCGCACACCTCTAAATGATGTTTATCAGGAAGATTTGTTGACGAGTCAGTTCATTTTCACTAAAACATGTCGCACTGATTCATTGATTAATCTCGAAATGGTGACGCATGTTAAAAGGAAAGGAGACCAAAACGCTGATGTTTTACAGTCGGACGCAACACGCACCAACAAAACCGCCAGCCAAGAATCGTCTCCATCTGCCTCTATTAAacgaaagagaaggaaaaagagacGGCTTAGTGTTGAGCCAGCCGAGGGTGTGCATGGATATGACAGGCAGGTTTTAGTCAAGCAGAGTGATTCAGAGGAAGAACAGCATGcatggagaggaggaacaggtCTGTGTCTATCTCAGGATATGAATTTATCTCATTTAAACAaaccacaaaacaaatgtatttcatctttaacCAGTTATTCAGCCGCCAGCAATCTCCCAGTGAATATATCTGTTAAGGAGATCAAACTAGATTATCTTGCTCACTACAATACACACCAATATTTACAAGAGAGCATAGTAAGGAAGGGAATGCGTAAAGCATTAGACCTGGCTGAAAATAATGCAACTAACGATGGGTCAGTAAACCCCCTGAGTCAAACTGATGGCAGAGCAATGTCAGCACCAAACGACAGCGGTAATGTGGCAACCAATTTGCAGATGAGCAGCAGATTACATACAGTTACAATTGACGGTTTAACTGGTAAATCATGCCTGTCCACAGAAACGGCACACTGTGGAAGAAAGGACACTCATGCAGGGAGTCTCCAGAAGTCTGACAAAATTAATCATTCTATCAATTGTTGTGACGATGAACAAAATCCACAGTCTTGCAGAGCAGAGGTCAAATCAATAAGTATTGTATCAAGCGCCGAGTCAACTGATCTCGCAGTGAAAATCAGCCAAAAGGACAAACTGTCTGCTGCTAAGTCGGTCCTGGCTGTGGAGGCGGGAAACGCTGGCAGAGACAAGCACATACTGTGTCAAAGAGAAGCTGAGCCCCAACAACAGTTGGGAATTGACTGTCGAGACACAGACGGAAATAGATCTGCTCTGAAAAGgactctgtttcctctgtctgcAAGCAGTTCTGATGACTCAAAACCCAAGGAATTCAAACCTAGAGCCTGTCCCTTCTTTGAGATTTCCAGTCAAGTAGGCTGTGCTAAATCGACATCAGATGCCAGCAGTGCATTGCCTGATGAACACTTTCTGGCTCAAAGTCCTACCACTTTTGATATAGATACTACAGCACAGCCAACGGAACATCCTAACACATTATCCAAACGTTATGTTTTGTCAGAGAAATGCACAACAGCTGAGGGAGCTGAATTGGCAGCATCACAAAGAATGGCTTTTCAAAGTGGGAATCCCCTTCTATCTGGTGGCATCACAGTTAAACGTCAGAGAGAAGCCAAACCGTCCATGTCTGAAGACTTGCCAACAAGTCCACCAGATATTACCCCTGTATCTTCCTGCTGCACTCTGGACACAGAATCTGTCATGTCAATCTCAAATGGAAATATCACAGACATGTCAGGAAGTTCTTGTTtatctgtcaatcaaaatgGCCATGGACATCAAGAAGAAGCATCATCACTAATGTTGGAAAAACACCAGGAAGGAGATGGCACATCTGACTACAAAAGCCAGTCTGTATCAAATGACACAACAGATTTCAAATGTGATGTAGGGGTCAAAGCCGAAGGCATCATCACAGCATTTAAAGCAGAATGTGAACCTCTGAAGGCACCAGATTCAAAGCATTCAGTGTTCGCTATGTCGTCTTTTtggacagagatggagaagcTGACAATAAATGATATTCTGAGTTTAGGAATGATGAGCAAAGCCGCTTCATCCAGCTCCCTCCCACCTTTACAGGAAAGTGAGAAGATCAGCATGTTTGCTCTGACGGATTCAAGCTTTTTTACTCAACTGGATGAGTCCAAGCCTGAACAAACCAATGAAGACACAGCGAGCGATTCTCACTGTATCGAAACAAGTTCAGGTTCTGTTCTAACAGCCAATTCTTCCTCTTCAAGCGGTGTCATGTGGGAGAGTCTAGGGGCTGATATTTACCCTGAGAATATGATGTTGACATCTGTTGGGGACATTTCTCAACCAGCTCCCTGTGAAGGTGCTCAAGCGTGCCTCAGAAATATTTCTAAGAATGTAACCGTGTATAATCTACACGCCCTGGGATCTGGGTCTATGAGATGCACAAGGAAAGTCCAAACTTTACAAACCTTAGACGAGGGAGGATTACAAAACGTAGAGTATTTCACTGATGGACACATGCCTAAGCAAGAAAAAGACACAGACTCTTTAGCTTCATTATCAACAGACAGCTACAGAATATCTTTCTTGGATATATTTCGTTATCTCTTCAGTGGAAAGCAATCAGTTCCCAGCCAATCGGCCACAGATAACATTACCAGCTGCTACACTGAGGGAAATTCTGTCCCTGAAACTTATGACCATTTCTTCTCAGAGTTTGATACAGAGAGCTTCTTCTACCCTCTCATCCCTGCAGACGATCAAACCAAAGTTCCTGTCTTTTCCTATTCTCGCTCGGCGAACAGAAGTCTACAGTTTCCTGAGGCTTACGATCACTTCTTGGCATCCTCTTCTTCTGACGAGTCTTCTGTGGAgtctgatgatgaagatggtggcgGTCCTGTGAGGGTGGTGAACAGGTTTAACCATGCATCAAGCACATCTCAGATTTCCACAGACATATATGAGAATTTCTTCACAGATAGCGACCTCAGACAGAATTTCTTTTGGAAAACCACACTCTCCTTCAGGAATATTAGTTTAACTGGATCTACAGCCCAGAAGCAGACTCTCTCAAACCCTCAATCTCGTCTACCTGTGAGGCAAAGCGGCAGATCCTTTGGAAGGACAGTTCCTCCTCTAAATGCTCCGGGGAATCGAGACGGGATGTTTCCTGATCCCCTTTTGTGCCAGCAGCCTTTCCGAAACGAGGACTCGCAGACGGCTGTTTCCAATCCAAGTGAGTCCAGTTTCACACAATGAACACAATGAGGTGTCATTAAAGATCAGAATTAAGTTTTAACAATAATGTTACAGTCATTGAAATAAGGCCTGTCAAATATTTTCATACTGCATCAAAGTATAACTATTTACcacaaattatttattatttatattttagaagTGAAGTTGATTGTTATCATGGAAGCACACATCTTAGATCAGTTTTACTTTTTCGGCATAAAAAAATAGTGAATAGTGTTTAACAAAATCTATGTTGAGTTGGATGATTCTCAGAACAAAATAAAGACTAGTCTATCACTGAACCAGTCTAGCAGTATCTTTGTGAAACATGGAGGAATGTCGGTCTCACAAAGCTGACACAGATGGCTCTTACTCTTTAgttgtatgtacatatatatatatatatatatatatatatatataccttaacctttttaaaatccAAACCTGTACATATGTCACTGCTGGATTTAAACAATCGTGCGTATTAATCGTAAACTATTCAACCTCTCAGTTAAGCTCTTTGTGTTTTCCTCACACATGGACAGTTGTAATGTAGGATTTGTCATCCACTCAGTCAGCTGTTACAGTTCGGGCATCATCCGTCGGGACGGACTCTCTAAGCTCAGCTGTCAGAGGACACTGGCTGGACGACGGGCACGCGGCGGTGAACACCTCGGGGAGAGGCTGTACGTGATAACTTGACTTCACTCAATGAGTGTCCTCTCTAAGCTCCCACTAGACTGCTCTAGTTTGTTTGGCTGTGAAGGAAAATTAAAATGcgtttaatatattttgtaaatcCCTCCTCTTAAACGTTCCCTGTGCTGTAATTCAAACTTAATTACCTGACAAGCTGCTAATATATCACCTGATGTTCAGCAGTATCCAGTTAGGATTATCTTCAAGGCCACCAagtcattattttaaatatcaGTAGCATCAAGCAGCCTTATACGTTTGCATAACAGTAATCTGTGCAGGGGCTGGGAATTGATCAGGTCACAGTGACTGAACAGGAAGCACCAACATAATAATGTGTACTTGTCCTCAGCTGTTGGTGTTAGTGCCAATTCCAAAACCCTTGATCTCTCACTGGACCTCTCCGTGGATGGTTATTgtcattttatgttttctatGATACTCTGTCACTTTCTTTGAAGGGTTGGATGCCTCCCTTCTGCCTCTCAGACAGTCTGACATGTGTCTGGTTTGTATTGCATTTGCTTCGTGGGTACTGAAGACTGCAAATCCACAAGTTGGAGACACCTGGAAGGCTGGTATGTGTATGCAGTATTAATGTACTAATGTAGATTTACTCTTAttagagttgtttttttaacaactgAAATTAAGCATTTTGTTTAATATGTCACCGTTtctaacattttacattttatttagaatttCATATTgaaatcagtttattttctgctttttaaGGACTCATTTTGATATTCTAAAAATGTGTCTGCCATTAAATATTGAGGTAAAATTAACAAAGCTCTGAGATAAAATCAACCTCAAGAAAAAGTGGACtttgtgaatggatgaatgttGCGTGATGACTCACTTTTAATATCAATTCTCATACAGTTCTGCTGGCGAATGTAAGTGCTCTGTCAGCCATCCTATACCTGCGTGAAAACGTCAAGACGGAGTCTGCAGCCAGTGAGAAGAACATGAATTACACCACCCCGTCTGATTCCTGATGTCTCTAATTATGTCACACTTAAAGGGAAACTTTCTTCCTTGAACACCTTATACAAGCCAGTGCAAGACCTCAGTCCGTCATGGAATTTGTGACGATATGCTGCTACATGTTTGCTTTATGTATTTGCACTCTAATTGCTTTATGGATCTTGAGTTTAATTGATCTTTCCATTGAGTGAACATGGAAAAGGATTTCATTTCATAGGAGTTGTTTTAGTTTGTGATTCTAGATTAATTTGACACCTTGATCTTTAACTTTTGAAAGCATcctcatgaaatatgaaacgaCCAAGAAAACACCCTGACAAAAAAGTTTATAATAATTTGAGGGATTGTATTTTGTGCCAGTAtcagttttatattttatgaagGGCATTTTGTTCCTCATAGATGATTATCTAGATGAGTGTTATGTCGTGTAGATGTTCTGTGAGATGTTTCAGTTTAACTATAGTGATATTTGCGGTCTAGTTTTTCCAAAAGCACTCAGACCTGAATGTGAAGCGTTtaaccactagagggcagcataAGAGCGACAGTTATTGCCAAAACTTTTCAGTAAAACTAGTAGTTCAAGGTATGAATTAACATTATGAGTGGCAATAATGTCCTCTTCAAGAATAATACACATTTCTCTCCAGCAGATGGCAATGTTTAGCCATAAAATGATGTGTGGATTGGGTTTTGATACAATTTTGTGATACAAAGTTGATACAAACAGCGTTTGTTTCAACTTGGTTATGCATTTTATAAATTTCACTGAAACACTGACACACTTGCATGAGTTTTTGCAGAatacagctgcagctgcagagcTTCACATTCAGATGATGAATCTATAAGTTCATCACATTGTTTGCAAATTGATGACATTTTTTATATCGTCACCCCAGGCgaaaaaaaagtatactaagtatatttaatcttagcatacttaAGTACTTGAAGCCCTACTTATCATAAGTAAaaaagttaaagtgtgttattttggaacaacttattttgtacttaatatatttaagtagtaTTTAAGTACtatttgaagtatattttaatatattttttgtgctaaattgggactacttaaagtatacttagtacactgtgtgtatgtgctaatatgcataatttatatttttattgtattttaagtatatttgaaatatattttgagtatattacaaatatgtaaacatattCTAAACATATTTATAGTGTGCTAATAGTATACTTTTGGTGTACTATAATcgtattctaaatat is part of the Cyclopterus lumpus isolate fCycLum1 chromosome 7, fCycLum1.pri, whole genome shotgun sequence genome and harbors:
- the perm1 gene encoding PGC-1 and ERR-induced regulator in muscle protein 1 isoform X1 — protein: MSDIDETILAKRLQKVNRTAGHSEADRPIDGPPDCEGSPVDRYLSRHAVGGMESVLSGSEEDIDLQSVNIFFERLNNLTEAEPSQARDGKNREAMQEEERFSDGKKTSPWQKNIPKLNSLSASGETAVGKEATEPVDTISNINAMKKDALGSKISPDPAATNSVLQTNKSANPETRLFTREEACTETRINDATQRNRSHDSPEGVVFSETAPHTDGGTTVETRTPLNDVYQEDLLTSQFIFTKTCRTDSLINLEMVTHVKRKGDQNADVLQSDATRTNKTASQESSPSASIKRKRRKKRRLSVEPAEGVHGYDRQVLVKQSDSEEEQHAWRGGTGLCLSQDMNLSHLNKPQNKCISSLTSYSAASNLPVNISVKEIKLDYLAHYNTHQYLQESIVRKGMRKALDLAENNATNDGSVNPLSQTDGRAMSAPNDSGNVATNLQMSSRLHTVTIDGLTGKSCLSTETAHCGRKDTHAGSLQKSDKINHSINCCDDEQNPQSCRAEVKSISIVSSAESTDLAVKISQKDKLSAAKSVLAVEAGNAGRDKHILCQREAEPQQQLGIDCRDTDGNRSALKRTLFPLSASSSDDSKPKEFKPRACPFFEISSQVGCAKSTSDASSALPDEHFLAQSPTTFDIDTTAQPTEHPNTLSKRYVLSEKCTTAEGAELAASQRMAFQSGNPLLSGGITVKRQREAKPSMSEDLPTSPPDITPVSSCCTLDTESVMSISNGNITDMSGSSCLSVNQNGHGHQEEASSLMLEKHQEGDGTSDYKSQSVSNDTTDFKCDVGVKAEGIITAFKAECEPLKAPDSKHSVFAMSSFWTEMEKLTINDILSLGMMSKAASSSSLPPLQESEKISMFALTDSSFFTQLDESKPEQTNEDTASDSHCIETSSGSVLTANSSSSSGVMWESLGADIYPENMMLTSVGDISQPAPCEGAQACLRNISKNVTVYNLHALGSGSMRCTRKVQTLQTLDEGGLQNVEYFTDGHMPKQEKDTDSLASLSTDSYRISFLDIFRYLFSGKQSVPSQSATDNITSCYTEGNSVPETYDHFFSEFDTESFFYPLIPADDQTKVPVFSYSRSANRSLQFPEAYDHFLASSSSDESSVESDDEDGGGPVRVVNRFNHASSTSQISTDIYENFFTDSDLRQNFFWKTTLSFRNISLTGSTAQKQTLSNPQSRLPVRQSGRSFGRTVPPLNAPGNRDGMFPDPLLCQQPFRNEDSQTAVSNPRLDASLLPLRQSDMCLVCIAFASWVLKTANPQVGDTWKAVLLANVSALSAILYLRENVKTESAASEKNMNYTTPSDS
- the perm1 gene encoding PGC-1 and ERR-induced regulator in muscle protein 1 isoform X2 — its product is MSDIDETILAKRLQKVNRTAGHSEADRPIDGPPDCEGSPVDRYLSRHAVGGMESVLSGSEEDIDLQSVNIFFERLNNLTEAEPSQARDGKNREAMQEEERFSDGKKTSPWQKNIPKLNSLSASGETAVGKEATEPVDTISNINAMKKDALGSKISPDPAATNSVLQTNKSANPETRLFTREEACTETRINDATQRNRSHDSPEGVVFSETAPHTDGGTTVETRTPLNDVYQEDLLTSQFIFTKTCRTDSLINLEMVTHVKRKGDQNADVLQSDATRTNKTASQESSPSASIKRKRRKKRRLSVEPAEGVHGYDRQVLVKQSDSEEEQHAWRGGTGLCLSQDMNLSHLNKPQNKCISSLTSYSAASNLPVNISVKEIKLDYLAHYNTHQYLQESIVRKGMRKALDLAENNATNDGSVNPLSQTDGRAMSAPNDSGNVATNLQMSSRLHTVTIDGLTGKSCLSTETAHCGRKDTHAGSLQKSDKINHSINCCDDEQNPQSCRAEVKSISIVSSAESTDLAVKISQKDKLSAAKSVLAVEAGNAGRDKHILCQREAEPQQQLGIDCRDTDGNRSALKRTLFPLSASSSDDSKPKEFKPRACPFFEISSQVGCAKSTSDASSALPDEHFLAQSPTTFDIDTTAQPTEHPNTLSKRYVLSEKCTTAEGAELAASQRMAFQSGNPLLSGGITVKRQREAKPSMSEDLPTSPPDITPVSSCCTLDTESVMSISNGNITDMSGSSCLSVNQNGHGHQEEASSLMLEKHQEGDGTSDYKSQSVSNDTTDFKCDVGVKAEGIITAFKAECEPLKAPDSKHSVFAMSSFWTEMEKLTINDILSLGMMSKAASSSSLPPLQESEKISMFALTDSSFFTQLDESKPEQTNEDTASDSHCIETSSGSVLTANSSSSSGVMWESLGADIYPENMMLTSVGDISQPAPCEGAQACLRNISKNVTVYNLHALGSGSMRCTRKVQTLQTLDEGGLQNVEYFTDGHMPKQEKDTDSLASLSTDSYRISFLDIFRYLFSGKQSVPSQSATDNITSCYTEGNSVPETYDHFFSEFDTESFFYPLIPADDQTKVPVFSYSRSANRSLQFPEAYDHFLASSSSDESSVESDDEDGGGPVRVVNRNISLTGSTAQKQTLSNPQSRLPVRQSGRSFGRTVPPLNAPGNRDGMFPDPLLCQQPFRNEDSQTAVSNPRLDASLLPLRQSDMCLVCIAFASWVLKTANPQVGDTWKAVLLANVSALSAILYLRENVKTESAASEKNMNYTTPSDS